A genomic window from Filimonas effusa includes:
- a CDS encoding bestrophin family protein — protein sequence MMISTNFRLSRIVQYTWKTDLVITLSCVAAYFIDKHLLVKHFVLPAIVPTVLGSAIAFFIGFNNNQAYDRWWEARKIWGALVNDSRSWARNVLSYVNAGDGNHDVKTTQKIMICRHLAFIYALKSALRPQNDNTFRKFLSPEEHEKVIAHSNVHNAILVLQSQSLQQLSEQNAIDGFRFLELNQMLVNFTDSMGQAERIKNTVFPTIYIFFTRVFIWLFTILFTIVCAHEIGAWSILMGAVVGFVFHITHYNGITLINPFSTLTTSISLNQICRTIEINLLEMLGEEEIPQPVKPINNEYIM from the coding sequence ATGATGATCTCTACCAACTTCAGGCTTAGCAGGATCGTACAATACACCTGGAAAACCGACCTGGTGATAACGCTCTCCTGCGTAGCCGCATACTTTATTGATAAACACCTGCTTGTAAAGCATTTTGTGCTGCCCGCCATCGTCCCTACGGTCCTCGGCTCGGCCATAGCCTTTTTCATAGGCTTCAACAACAACCAGGCATACGACCGCTGGTGGGAAGCACGGAAAATTTGGGGAGCCCTCGTCAACGACTCCCGCAGCTGGGCACGCAATGTCCTGAGTTATGTGAATGCCGGCGACGGGAACCACGACGTTAAAACAACTCAGAAAATAATGATCTGCCGCCACCTCGCATTTATCTACGCCCTCAAATCAGCTTTACGCCCTCAGAACGACAATACCTTCCGCAAATTCCTTTCCCCCGAAGAACACGAAAAGGTGATTGCACATTCTAACGTCCATAATGCCATCCTGGTCTTGCAGTCGCAAAGCCTCCAACAGCTCTCCGAACAGAACGCTATCGATGGCTTCCGCTTCCTCGAACTCAACCAGATGCTCGTAAACTTTACCGACTCTATGGGACAGGCAGAACGTATTAAAAATACCGTCTTCCCAACCATCTATATCTTTTTTACCCGCGTATTCATATGGCTCTTCACCATCCTTTTCACCATAGTCTGCGCCCACGAGATCGGCGCCTGGTCCATTCTCATGGGCGCCGTTGTTGGCTTTGTATTCCATATTACCCATTATAACGGTATCACCCTCATCAACCCCTTCAGCACGCTAACCACAAGTATCTCGCTCAACCAGATCTGCAGGACCATAGAAATTAATTTGCTCGAGATGCTCGGTGAAGAGGAAATTCCACAACCCGTAAAGCCCATTAATAATGAGTATATTATGTAA
- the recQ gene encoding DNA helicase RecQ, with protein MNGIVANTDRLEQLLKDHFGFTSFRHNQQAIIENVLAGKDSMVLMPTGGGKSICYQLPALAMDGLAIVVSPLIALMKDQVDALHLNGIEAAFLNSTLSLNEQQLILQRLPSQHSPAREDHLKLLYISPERLLGERNFLHYLKENTRVCLFAIDEAHCISSWGHDFRPEYLLLGELKKQFPSVPVVALTATADKRTKEDIIDKLGFSHYTSFENSFNRPNISYYIKPRKHYFEQLCAYLKTHDKDAGIIYCLSRANTEDLAAKLQARGFQAEAYHAGLEKRVRDQRQEQFLRDEIRIIVATIAFGMGINKSNVRYVIHTDMPKNLEGYYQETGRAGRDGLASEAILYYSAADLFKLRNFAKVEDNEEQSAILLQKLRKMADYCELRTCRRKFLLNYFGEAAGNECGSCDVCLTDAVKTDMTIAAQKALSAVSRLQERFGMNYVIDFLRGSSTVKPFHQSLKTWGAGKEFSKDQWRSFLRELIHLGHLQQSEGEYPLLQLTESSWQILRGAQTVLLTTISEEKKVSKERGAGISYTTVIDEETGVTVSIPMEGDAPQPENDLFEELKLLRKKIAVKENVPPYIVFSDATLTELATYLPITSSDIAKISGFGAIKLAKYGEAFLDAVQNYCIRHQLKTRIEWKAEKRKR; from the coding sequence ATGAATGGCATCGTTGCAAATACCGACAGGCTGGAACAGTTGCTCAAAGATCATTTTGGATTTACGTCCTTCCGGCATAACCAGCAGGCTATTATTGAAAATGTGCTGGCGGGCAAAGATTCGATGGTATTGATGCCGACGGGTGGCGGCAAATCGATCTGTTACCAGTTGCCGGCGTTGGCTATGGATGGGCTGGCCATCGTAGTATCTCCGCTTATTGCGCTGATGAAGGACCAGGTGGATGCGTTGCATCTGAATGGTATTGAAGCGGCCTTTTTGAATTCCACTTTATCGCTGAATGAGCAGCAGCTTATTTTACAGCGTTTGCCTTCGCAGCATTCGCCTGCGCGGGAAGACCATCTGAAGTTATTATATATTTCGCCGGAGCGACTTTTGGGTGAGCGGAATTTCCTTCATTACCTGAAGGAAAACACGCGGGTATGTTTGTTTGCGATAGATGAGGCGCATTGTATCAGTTCATGGGGTCATGATTTCAGGCCGGAATATCTTTTACTGGGTGAGCTGAAAAAGCAGTTTCCTTCTGTTCCGGTGGTTGCGTTAACTGCGACAGCGGACAAGCGCACCAAGGAAGACATTATAGACAAGCTTGGTTTCAGCCATTATACATCGTTTGAGAATTCGTTCAACCGGCCTAACATTTCTTATTATATCAAGCCGCGCAAGCATTATTTCGAGCAGTTATGTGCCTACCTGAAGACACATGATAAAGATGCGGGTATTATATATTGTTTGTCGCGCGCGAATACGGAGGATCTTGCTGCGAAGTTACAGGCGAGAGGATTTCAGGCAGAGGCTTACCATGCCGGCCTTGAGAAGCGTGTGCGTGACCAGCGGCAGGAGCAGTTTCTGAGGGATGAGATTCGTATTATAGTGGCTACGATTGCTTTTGGAATGGGCATCAACAAGAGCAATGTGCGTTATGTGATACATACCGATATGCCTAAGAACCTGGAGGGGTATTACCAGGAGACGGGACGTGCGGGGCGCGATGGGCTGGCGAGTGAGGCTATTCTTTATTACAGCGCTGCCGATTTGTTCAAGCTGCGGAATTTTGCCAAGGTGGAGGACAACGAAGAGCAGTCGGCCATACTGTTGCAGAAGCTGCGTAAGATGGCCGACTACTGTGAGCTGCGCACGTGCCGGCGGAAGTTCCTGCTGAACTATTTTGGGGAAGCGGCGGGCAATGAATGCGGCAGCTGCGATGTTTGCCTGACCGATGCTGTTAAAACCGATATGACGATAGCGGCCCAAAAGGCGCTAAGCGCTGTAAGCCGTTTACAGGAACGTTTTGGAATGAACTACGTCATAGATTTCCTACGAGGCAGCAGTACTGTTAAACCTTTTCATCAATCGCTCAAGACCTGGGGTGCGGGTAAAGAGTTTTCGAAAGACCAGTGGCGTTCGTTCCTAAGGGAGCTGATACACCTGGGGCACCTGCAGCAATCGGAGGGGGAATACCCGCTGTTGCAGCTTACTGAAAGCAGCTGGCAGATACTGCGGGGCGCTCAAACGGTGCTACTCACTACCATTTCTGAAGAAAAGAAAGTTTCCAAAGAAAGAGGCGCCGGCATTTCTTACACTACTGTGATAGATGAAGAGACCGGGGTAACCGTTAGTATACCGATGGAAGGGGATGCCCCTCAGCCTGAGAATGACCTGTTCGAGGAGCTTAAGCTGCTGCGCAAGAAAATAGCGGTTAAGGAAAATGTTCCTCCCTACATTGTATTTTCTGACGCTACCTTAACCGAGCTGGCGACCTATTTACCTATTACTTCGAGTGATATTGCGAAGATCAGCGGCTTCGGTGCTATTAAGCTGGCTAAATACGGCGAGGCTTTCCTGGACGCGGTTCAGAATTATTGTATCCGTCATCAACTAAAGACGCGGATAGAATGGAAGGCTGAGAAGAGAAAGCGTTAA
- a CDS encoding helix-turn-helix domain-containing protein has protein sequence MDEQQPGLGQKIARLRKAKGLTQEELVEKCHLNVRTLQRIEAGEVTPRSYTIRLILNELGQDIPKTEQQEVEIGADTTPSNVQPGNKTTFRKLSFYVLDLFNLKTNAMKKLTILSSAVLVIFVVVFSACFSTKKAATPDATLVGTWQLFKNGFPDTAYGNVPGQIRYKIITPGHFMVTDIQVKDNTMYAAFFGTLTVDTQKGTYSESLRTAGTGYKHNLREEPYLYKFKINGNFLYTTGINNNYNEVWKRID, from the coding sequence ATGGACGAGCAACAACCCGGCCTTGGTCAAAAAATAGCCAGACTTAGAAAAGCAAAAGGATTAACCCAGGAAGAACTGGTTGAAAAATGCCACCTGAACGTGCGCACACTTCAACGCATCGAAGCCGGAGAGGTGACCCCAAGAAGCTACACTATCAGGCTCATATTAAATGAGCTGGGCCAGGACATTCCCAAAACAGAACAGCAGGAAGTGGAAATCGGCGCCGATACCACGCCCAGCAACGTTCAGCCAGGCAATAAAACCACATTCCGGAAGCTCTCCTTTTACGTTCTCGATTTATTTAATCTCAAAACAAATGCAATGAAAAAATTAACCATCCTTTCCTCAGCCGTTCTCGTCATTTTTGTAGTGGTCTTCTCCGCCTGCTTCAGCACCAAAAAAGCCGCAACGCCCGATGCCACATTGGTAGGTACCTGGCAGCTTTTCAAAAATGGCTTCCCCGATACTGCCTATGGCAACGTGCCAGGCCAAATACGATATAAAATAATTACGCCCGGCCATTTTATGGTAACCGATATCCAGGTGAAAGATAACACCATGTACGCCGCATTCTTTGGCACGCTTACCGTCGACACACAAAAAGGTACTTATTCAGAGAGCCTTCGCACAGCAGGAACAGGTTACAAACATAATCTTAGAGAAGAACCCTACCTGTATAAATTCAAGATCAACGGCAACTTCCTTTACACTACAGGCATCAATAACAACTACAACGAAGTCTGGAAGCGGATCGATTAA
- the tsf gene encoding translation elongation factor Ts — protein sequence MSSATITAADINKLRQATGAGMMDCRKALTETNGDFEAAIDWLRKQGQKVAAKRSDREAKEGVVLAKTTADNKTGIVLCISCETDFVSKNAEFVAFAQSIADAAIANDVKSAEELNEVAINGAKVSDLINDKLAAIGEKIGISKFERVEAPFVASYIHGANRMGVLVALNKEAAEAGKDVAMQIAAMNPVAVDPESVSPETVERERSIVTEQIQQDPKMAGKPAEMIAKIADGKLNAFFKEQTLIAQPFVKDAGKSVGEYLKSVAADLKVIEFKRVALG from the coding sequence ATGTCTTCCGCAACAATTACAGCCGCAGATATTAACAAATTACGCCAGGCTACAGGCGCTGGTATGATGGATTGCCGTAAAGCATTAACTGAAACGAACGGCGATTTCGAAGCTGCTATCGACTGGTTACGTAAGCAAGGCCAGAAAGTTGCTGCTAAACGTAGCGACCGTGAAGCGAAAGAAGGTGTTGTTTTAGCTAAAACAACTGCCGACAACAAAACAGGTATCGTTCTCTGCATCTCTTGCGAAACTGACTTCGTTTCCAAAAATGCTGAATTCGTAGCCTTCGCTCAAAGCATTGCCGACGCAGCAATCGCTAACGACGTGAAAAGCGCTGAAGAACTGAACGAAGTTGCTATCAACGGTGCTAAGGTTTCCGACCTCATCAACGATAAACTCGCAGCTATCGGCGAAAAAATAGGTATAAGCAAATTCGAAAGAGTGGAAGCGCCTTTCGTTGCTTCTTATATCCACGGCGCAAACCGCATGGGCGTTCTCGTTGCACTCAACAAAGAAGCCGCTGAAGCTGGTAAAGACGTAGCAATGCAAATCGCAGCTATGAACCCTGTAGCAGTGGATCCCGAAAGCGTTTCTCCTGAAACCGTAGAACGCGAAAGGTCTATCGTTACTGAACAAATTCAGCAGGATCCTAAAATGGCCGGTAAACCAGCAGAAATGATCGCTAAGATCGCTGACGGTAAACTTAACGCCTTCTTCAAAGAACAAACACTCATCGCTCAGCCTTTCGTAAAAGACGCTGGCAAAAGTGTTGGCGAATACCTGAAATCAGTAGCCGCTGATCTCAAAGTGATCGAATTCAAACGCGTTGCTTTAGGGTAA
- the rpsB gene encoding 30S ribosomal protein S2, which translates to MENNTSLQQQLLEAGVHFGHLRKKWNPKMLPYIFAEKKGIHIIDLNKTVDHLQETAAALKQIAKSGKKIMFVATKKQAKEIVSECAKRVNMPFATERWLGGMLTNFNTVRKSVKKMQSIEKMLADGSAESLTKKERLTLSRDKDKMEKVLGGIAQLGRLPAALFLVDIGHEHIALAEAKRLGITTFGMVDTNCDPNKVDYAIPANDDATKSIAIITNYVVAAIAEGLAERQAAKEEDVEEVDNENEKKAARIQAEAEAEAARGGKVRGGQQPKRRVPGGASRRPGTPGTGGPR; encoded by the coding sequence ATGGAAAATAACACTTCATTACAACAACAATTACTCGAAGCCGGTGTACACTTTGGACACCTGCGTAAGAAGTGGAATCCTAAAATGTTGCCTTACATCTTCGCCGAGAAGAAAGGTATTCATATCATCGACCTCAACAAAACCGTCGACCACCTGCAGGAAACTGCAGCTGCTCTCAAGCAAATTGCTAAAAGCGGTAAAAAAATCATGTTCGTAGCCACTAAAAAACAGGCAAAAGAAATCGTTAGCGAATGCGCTAAACGTGTAAACATGCCTTTCGCTACAGAACGCTGGTTGGGCGGTATGTTAACAAACTTCAACACTGTTCGCAAATCCGTTAAAAAAATGCAGAGCATCGAAAAAATGCTCGCCGACGGTAGCGCTGAAAGCCTGACTAAAAAAGAACGTCTTACTTTAAGCCGCGATAAAGACAAAATGGAAAAAGTACTAGGTGGTATCGCACAACTCGGTCGCCTCCCCGCAGCTTTATTCCTCGTCGATATCGGGCACGAACACATCGCACTCGCCGAAGCTAAACGTCTTGGTATCACTACTTTCGGTATGGTCGACACAAACTGCGATCCTAACAAAGTAGACTACGCAATCCCTGCAAACGACGACGCTACTAAATCTATCGCTATCATCACCAACTACGTCGTTGCCGCTATCGCCGAAGGCCTCGCCGAACGCCAGGCTGCGAAAGAAGAAGACGTAGAAGAAGTGGATAACGAAAACGAAAAGAAAGCAGCACGCATCCAGGCCGAAGCTGAAGCCGAAGCAGCACGCGGTGGTAAAGTTCGCGGCGGTCAGCAACCTAAACGCCGTGTTCCAGGTGGCGCTAGCCGCAGACCAGGTACACCAGGCACTGGCGGCCCTCGCTAA
- the rpsI gene encoding 30S ribosomal protein S9 — MEKQKNAVGRRKEAVTRIFISKGEGKITVNNKDYKEYFPLVYLQNQVEAPLKTVESIDKFDVKINATGGGLKGQAEAAKLGIARVLIEVNPEFRPVLKAAGHLKRDPRGVERKKFGHKKARRSYQFSKR, encoded by the coding sequence ATGGAAAAACAAAAAAATGCAGTTGGTCGCCGTAAAGAAGCCGTAACACGCATCTTCATCTCTAAAGGTGAAGGCAAGATCACTGTCAACAATAAAGACTATAAAGAATATTTTCCGCTGGTTTACCTGCAAAATCAGGTAGAAGCTCCCCTCAAAACCGTTGAATCTATCGATAAATTCGATGTTAAGATCAACGCAACTGGAGGTGGCTTGAAAGGCCAGGCTGAAGCAGCTAAACTGGGTATTGCCCGCGTTCTGATTGAAGTAAACCCTGAATTCCGCCCCGTCCTTAAAGCGGCAGGTCACCTGAAACGCGATCCCCGTGGTGTGGAACGTAAAAAGTTCGGTCACAAAAAAGCGCGTCGCAGCTACCAGTTCAGCAAACGTTAA
- the rplM gene encoding 50S ribosomal protein L13, translating into MSKLHFTTKHANAATVQRNWYVVDGTNQTVGRVCSRIASVLRGKHKASYTPHFDAGDYVIFINADKVVFSGNKFEDKTYINFSGYPGGKKEEAAKDLIKRRPDAIIERAVKGMLPKNRLGRKMIKKLFVYAGDQHPHTAQQPKELKF; encoded by the coding sequence ATGAGCAAACTTCATTTCACAACCAAGCATGCAAATGCGGCTACCGTACAACGCAATTGGTACGTTGTGGACGGTACTAATCAAACCGTAGGACGCGTGTGTTCAAGAATCGCTTCTGTTCTTCGCGGTAAGCACAAAGCTTCTTACACACCGCATTTCGACGCGGGAGATTACGTGATCTTCATTAACGCTGATAAAGTAGTTTTCAGCGGTAACAAATTTGAGGACAAAACATACATTAACTTCTCTGGTTATCCAGGTGGTAAAAAAGAAGAAGCTGCTAAGGACCTCATCAAACGTCGTCCCGATGCAATCATCGAACGTGCCGTAAAAGGTATGTTGCCTAAAAACCGTCTGGGTCGCAAAATGATCAAGAAACTGTTCGTTTATGCAGGTGATCAGCATCCGCACACCGCACAACAACCTAAGGAGTTAAAATTCTAA
- a CDS encoding C1 family peptidase, protein MNKKYLLLLALVPMSSGIWAQDNLVNSLNANKSDASKEKFNFTTVINIERTSVKNQGSSGTCWSYSGNSFLESEMIKAGKQPVDIAEIYTARCVYIEKAKNYVRMHGSLNWGDGGELHDVVNIYGQYGALPQSVYSGLNYGTSVNKFAEMQDVLKGMLDGVIKNANGKLTANWLPAFTAVLDSYLGKVPEQFQYNGKTYTPQSFAKEVIGLKASDYVELTSLQDKPFYQKVFLPVPDNWSFDYAYNVQMTELTDLIDNALKSGYSVGWATDVSEKYFSWANGVAYVPEKEFEAMTSIEKANIFNGPKPERVITPEARQEAFDNYTTQDDHGMQIVGLAKDQNGREYYIVKNSWGESNDYKGYLYVTKAFVQYKSTAILLNKNAITKDFRGKLGI, encoded by the coding sequence ATGAATAAAAAGTATTTACTACTGCTGGCGCTGGTGCCTATGAGTAGCGGGATATGGGCGCAGGACAACCTGGTAAACTCATTGAACGCTAATAAGAGCGATGCTTCGAAAGAGAAATTCAATTTTACCACAGTTATCAACATAGAAAGGACGTCGGTAAAAAACCAGGGCAGCAGCGGAACGTGCTGGAGCTATTCGGGGAATTCCTTCCTGGAATCGGAAATGATAAAAGCGGGTAAACAACCTGTTGACATCGCGGAAATATATACTGCGCGTTGCGTGTATATTGAAAAAGCGAAAAACTATGTACGTATGCATGGCTCCCTGAACTGGGGCGACGGCGGAGAGTTACATGATGTTGTTAATATCTATGGCCAGTATGGTGCTTTACCCCAGTCTGTTTACTCCGGTTTAAACTATGGAACCAGCGTCAACAAGTTTGCAGAGATGCAGGATGTACTGAAAGGTATGCTTGACGGTGTCATCAAAAATGCGAACGGCAAGTTAACAGCCAACTGGCTGCCTGCTTTCACGGCAGTGCTGGACAGTTACCTGGGTAAAGTTCCTGAGCAATTCCAGTACAACGGTAAAACTTATACTCCGCAATCTTTTGCAAAAGAGGTAATAGGTCTTAAGGCTTCCGATTATGTTGAGCTGACCTCTTTACAGGATAAACCTTTCTACCAGAAAGTATTTCTTCCTGTTCCTGACAACTGGAGCTTCGACTATGCATACAATGTACAGATGACCGAGTTAACCGACCTGATAGATAACGCTTTGAAGAGCGGTTACAGTGTAGGCTGGGCAACCGATGTAAGTGAAAAATACTTCAGTTGGGCCAATGGTGTTGCTTATGTTCCTGAAAAAGAATTTGAAGCAATGACGTCTATCGAGAAAGCCAATATTTTCAATGGACCTAAGCCTGAAAGAGTTATTACTCCTGAGGCGCGCCAGGAAGCTTTTGACAACTATACGACACAGGATGATCATGGTATGCAGATCGTAGGTCTTGCGAAGGATCAGAATGGCCGTGAGTACTATATTGTAAAGAACTCCTGGGGTGAATCGAACGACTACAAAGGTTACCTGTATGTGACCAAGGCTTTTGTTCAGTATAAATCAACTGCTATCCTTCTGAATAAGAATGCGATAACGAAAGATTTTCGCGGGAAGCTTGGGATCTAA